From a single Oreochromis niloticus isolate F11D_XX linkage group LG3, O_niloticus_UMD_NMBU, whole genome shotgun sequence genomic region:
- the LOC112843127 gene encoding uncharacterized protein LOC112843127 yields the protein MNFIFITALSLCSFWGISISASDFQTVEVQPGEDVTLKCTNNSKWVSLTFWFRLVNSTTVSCISLSLTSKREVKYSDGFQNGKFEMTTNISTLFLKIKRVDQSDSGLYFCGFYDGRLLFSVMHLNVGDTDEPADDMDSKCKHTDEPADDMDSKCKQEPDVVAKLTSVALGVLSVFLLMVIIGLVVQNRKLQQAFKEQRNLDQSESRDNDDLNYATVTFQPKAKRNQMGSNVIYAATR from the exons ATGAACTTCATCTTTATAACAGCTTTAAGTCTCTGTAGCTTCT GGGGGATTTCCATTTCAGCTTCTGATTTTCAGACTGTAGAGGTCCAGCCAGGTGAAgatgtgactctgaagtgcactAACAACTCCAAATGGGTCTCTTTGACTTTCTGGTTCAGATTGGTCAACAGTACCACAGTCAGCTGTATCTCTCTTTCTTTAACTTCTAAACGTGAGGTTAAATACAGTGATGGATTTCAAAATGGAAAATTTGAAATGACAACCAACATCTCCACTCTTTTCCTCAAAATCAAGCGAGTGGATCAGTCTGACTCTGGGCTGTATTTCTGTGGATTTTATGATGGACGTCTACTTTTCAGTGTGATGCATTTAAACGTTGGTG ACACCGATGAGCCTGCAGATGACATGGACAGCAAATGTAAAC ACACCGATGAGCCTGCAGATGACATGGACAGCAAATGTAAAC AAGAGCCTGACGTTGTAGCTAAGCTGACGAGCGTCGCCTTGGGTGTTCTGTCTGTTTTCCTCCTAATGGTCATCATTGGTCTGGTTGTTCAAAACAGGAAACTTCAGCAAG CGTTTAAAGAACAACGAAATCTGGACCAAAGTGAG AGTCGAGACAATGATGACTTGAACTATGCTACAGTAACGTTTCAGCCGAAAGCAAAAAGAAACCAAATGGGGTCAAATGTGATCTATGCTGCTACCAGATAG
- the LOC112843125 gene encoding uncharacterized protein LOC112843125, producing MCGFMLLSIKWLNRNKHCLERASLKWFKHHLKLHLYRIHSRKLRATFLVNTPTVELQSIRHTTMKFSFITALSLCSFWGISISASDFQTTKVQPGEDVTLQCTNNSKWDSMTFWFRLVNSTTVRYISRLVTSKSEATYSDGFQNGEFEMTTNISTVFLKIKRVDQSDSGLYFCGFHSAGRLLFSVTHLNVGEESDVVAKLTSVTLGVLSVFLLMFIIGLVVQNRKLQQAFKEQQNLDQSESRDNDDLNYATVTFQPKAKRNQMGSNVIYAATR from the exons ATGTGTGGGTTCATGTTACTATCTATAAAATGGCTGAACAGGAATAAACACTGTCTTGAGAGAGCCAGTTTGAAATGGTTTAAGCACCATTTGAAACTCCACCTCTATCGCATTCACAGTAGGAAACTGAGAGCAACCTTTCTAGTGAACACACCAACTGTGGAGTTGCAGAGCATCAGACACACAACGATGAAGTTCAGCTTTATAACAGCTTTAAGTCTCTGTAGCTTCT GGGGGATTTCAATTTCAGCTTCTGATTTTCAGACCACAAAGGTCCAGCCAGGTGAAGATGTGACTCTGCAGTGCACTAACAACTCCAAATGGGACTCTATGACTTTCTGGTTCAGATTGGTCAACAGTACCACAGTCCGATATATCTCTCGTTTGGTAACTTCTAAAAGTGAGGCTACATACAGTGATGGATTTCAAAACGGAGAATTTGAAATGACAACCAACATCTCCACTGTTTTCCTCAAAATCAAGCGAGTGGATCAATCTGACTCTGGGCTGTATTTCTGTGGATTTCACTCAGCTGGACGTCTGCTTTTCAGTGTGACGCATTTAAACGTTGGTG AAGAGTCTGACGTTGTAGCTAAGCTGACGAGCGTCACCTTGGGTGTTCTGTCTGTTTTCCTCCTAATGTTCATCATTGGGCTGGTTGTTCAAAACAGGAAACTTCAGCAAG CttttaaagaacaacaaaatctGGACCAAAGTGAG AGTCGAGACAATGATGACTTGAACTATGCTACAGTAACGTTTCAGCCGAAAGCAAAAAGAAACCAAATGGGGTCAAATGTGATCTATGCTGCTACCAGATAG